A segment of the Crassostrea angulata isolate pt1a10 chromosome 10, ASM2561291v2, whole genome shotgun sequence genome:
agaatattttgtaaacgatagaaaaatgattttgtccaagagatattataaaaatccaaatattataaaatctaaCGAGCGAATGAATACTtgtaatgtagaaaaactaaaaaacttgtcaatatttattaaaaaaaatttcaaagtctgttcttccagaaatatactttaaaaaccctactgtattgtaaacttatcttttcttttttaataattattactttttttgtacatgtgaCGTCGACCCTTGACTgtttttgtgtacatttgtatattcttATTTCGAACCTCAAATatcagtgaactggtcttgagtgaataaagaaTTGATCACTTTGATAAATGATTTACTTACTTAATTATGccattaaacaattaaaagctTCCATTCCTGGATCGTGAAGGTGACAATATTGTAGAATTATGCAATGGTCGCTATCTTCATATCAGACATTCCACAGGAATTAAGCTTCAAAGAACAATTTCTACAACTCTTTTTTGAttttccctatttttttttggggggggggggggggagggggtgagAAAGTTTTGCTCATCCCGTTACAAAGGAGTTAAATAGATGTACATGCGTGGATCTGGTGTCGAGGTTGgagaattaaaatttcttaaatttacacagtagaATTACCGCGAATATACTGGGtagacacatacatgtattttatatgtataaaatgcACAATCTGGCAATTGtcatattttgtaattatacCCACCCACTTGCCAGTAAATATAAGAATtacaatatacatataatagCAGTTACTCTGTGGAGCTTCGTGAGGCGTGGATCTGTGACATACCCTGGGTGTGAGTATACAATGATCCCTCGGTGAAGCTAGGTTTAGGTTGGGCCTGTGACATACCCTGGGTGTGAGTACAATGATCCCTCGGTGAAGCTTGGTTTTGGTTGGGTCTGTGACATACCCTGGGTGTGAGTATACAATGATCCATCGGTGAAGCTAGGTTTAGGTTGGGCCTGTGTCGGTGATGCCTGGATGAGTGCAATGTTCCGATCACCTCCCTCGGTGACTTTTCTTTATTCTACACGCTTGTAACAGACCATGCGGGCAAATATACTTCAACATCGCATTCTTGAAGTCcttcatttaataacaaatttatccccttaaatataattaaatcaaaactaAATCTTTCCATCAAAATTCAATATAAGATACCGTGTTTTATGCATAAATTAGGCAAATGTATttatgcaaacattttttttattgtcgtGAGAATAATAACTGATATACACGTATGGTTAACATGATTATGAAGTGTCTCATATTACAACAGTTAAATTTGCTGATGACGAAATCCCAAACATGGACGATTACATGGACACAAACTGTCTGATTCACTCTCACTCAATAAATCAAGGTATGGAGGATGAATCAAACTCGACAGTCTGATAATGTCCTCATGAACTGTAACCATAATTCCTCATAAACAGCAAAGGCAATAGATGGATTGTTAAAGCAGTTGACACAGACAAACGGACAATCACATTCTGTTACACAAACACACGACCAAAAGGCTACCAGTTCGTGTCACTCTTTGTATAGTACAGACAGATTGATTCAGCCCGCCCCCGGTCAGTCTGGGTGTCACAGACACACGGACAACCAGACACACGGACACTCAGACACACGGACAACCAGACACACGGACACTCAGACCAGTCCGTGCCACTGGGTCACTTGATCCCTTTGATTGGCCACCATCTCGTTCCAATGATCCAACTCTTTACCTCTGGCAAACATGAAAGACCCCAAAATCACTCTGCCTATTATTTTATCTGAAAAGGAAAACCAACAAATTTCAAATACAATTTgatagaaacaaaaaaaaaagaacttttgtAGATATTTCAGTTCACTTTTAAACTCCGTTGTGTTTTTTTCACCACAAATAGACTGACCTTTATGACCGCTGGAATGTTGCATGATGGTTAGACTTAGACTGGCGGCGTCCAAGCTGGTTACCGGAAGTTTCAACGTAAACGATTCATTATAGTTTGGACTGTCTGTTTTCTTCAGAACTTCCGTCTTCTTGGTTTTTAACACTTTGTTTTGAACAAGAACACACACTTTTACATAGGTATCTGTAAATAGAAAGACGTCAATTTGTTTAACAGACATGCATTGATTGTCCTAAATCTTTGTTATAGAAAATGTCCGTTCACAAGTGAGATTGGACAACTTGTATTCTTAAGGATACCCGTGCGTCTGCTGTCTTCCAACCGTTAATCAGTTTGTGTGAGACACGACAAGGTTTATCCTCCCTAACATTCTTATTCTGATCATAAGAAGCATAATGTCAAGATTGTGGGTCGAACAAGTTAACATCAAAAGACCGTTGTCACACATGTATCGCATGGACATGTCTATCATAAGATTTTGAATCTTGCTAAGTATCTCCTTGTCCAATTTCAATTTTGTGCTAACCCCTTGTACTTACAGGTCCGTCCCTCGGTAACTGTCCATTCATAGGACACAGGGCAACAAACTCAAACAGGGCTATGTTGAACGAGTTCACATTGAATTGAAAAGTACAAGAGTACACTCTTAAAATGTTTGTTACATATGGCTATAAAGTGTGGGCCCtcaacaattaaaacaaatattatttcaaatcttTTTCGCTGCTTTGTAAAACCTTTTGTAGACGCGAGTTACTCGTCTGAAATTGAGGAATGCTGTTTGGAGTAATATTATCAGAACTCTCTATGATCAGTGGGACCACACAACTAACGTGcctcaataaatatattaaccAGCTAATTGTGTTAAATCCCAAGTTAGTCACTGATCTGCTTTCGCTGACAGTACGCGCGTGTCCTCCGGGAAAGAAACACCTACATGCAACCCATATCTTCATGTTATTAAGGCATCATCTGGAGGAAGATTTAAATAACGATACTTAACTTGATCGATATCGTGAGGTTTGTCGGTAACAATTTTACAGAAAGCATATTTCTCAATTTCGTTTTTATGGCGTGATCGTGATACATTATACAACCATTACGGAGTTAGCTCCCCTGATTCCGAGCGACCTGATGAGTTGCTAGCATTTCTAGTTTAGGAGTCTTTGATGTTGGTGCATGTATGAGATCTGAATTtcgcttttttttaaaactctgtTTCAATTTGCAGACTAATTGATTTTGTGTTGTGTCCCCACTTAAACCTTGTAGTTGTGCTGctaattcaaacatttattaCACCTTTTTCAAATAGTCAccgttttaatataaatttacaatatttgacagtTAAATGTATGAGgcaaaaatttcaagttttaacCAGTCATAACCCAACGGtataaaactgcaaaataaagaaaattcggaaaaagaaaataatacgatttaattttgattttaaattttgtttgaaattgagGCTGACCTAGTCCTCTATGAGGATTACGTTCACTCAGATAgtaaaacattttgtaataGGAATGAATAACCGTTAATGGTATATTGTAGACCCATCACAGTGTAAAGCTTCAACTTTAAATCAATAGTTTAATGGCCTGTTGTCTTTTGAAAATATCTCTCATTTTTccctttgttcaaaattttcattgtaatgaaattattaGTATTGCAAATTATAAAACTATTTAGAGAATGAATTACAGTGAAACCAGGAGAGTCTGCGAGCAACGATAAAGATTTGGATCATATCCTGAGTAAATATCTTGTTTTTAGGGATGCACGGGTGAAAAGTCAACAGGAAGTGGCCGACTTACCACTGGGTTGGTTTTCGTATTTGAGGTCCCTGGCCTCCAGTACCCCCACCGTCAGGCGCTCCAGATGATTGTTGTAACACAGAGCCACCAGAAGCTCGCCTTTGTCGGCCGTAGACTGTACAATAAACCATTGAAATCATCACAGAACAACATCATACAGGAAGggaactcttttgtattaatTCCTCCAAAGAGGCGGGGATGTCACTTTTTTCACTCGAGAATATTTGAGCAACAATTAACATGGTTGAAAACGTACAGTGTACATTCATGTACCTCGGTTATAACAGTCATAGTGCAGAGACTCTTACGTTTCTAATATCAAATGGCAgaaaactatcacaattatatctttttaacctataaaccaactattattcgcgtgcgagaaattaTCGCGCGAGCCTATTCGTCATAATTTTCGCCACAAACCAGTCTTCAGTTGCTTATGCCATGGTATTTTCCAGACAATCTACTTTATGCCGCAAAAATTAGTCGCCAAACTTGTCTACTTGGTAAATAAAGTCGTTGTGAGTAAAATCTGATTTCGAgttattatatatgtacattaaacACGTTGATTCCTTCTAATAATATGTAACTTGAATGACCAACAGACGACTTAACATACCACTTACACATCTCGGTAACAAAGCGCCCCCTAGCTTATACTGACCTCAGTTACTTCCCTTTCGAGGTCCCTCCAGATGACGAGTCGCTCGTTACTCTCGGCGCCGTGGTCCTTGAGCGGGTAGAGGGCGTGACCTATCACATTATGACGTCGGTGACGGTCCACGTCATAAACTGTGATCTTCAGGACTCGGTCCTGTAACGACCTGTAAGACACCTGCAAGCAGCAACAAAAGGATATATCTTAATGAAAATTCTCCGAAATACATCTCTAGCAATAATACTACATGTCACAAAAGCCAGGTTGAAAGAAAATATAGGCAAATCACTATATTACTCTGAATCATGTGTTTGGTGATGTTGTTTACACCATCGTATAAAagcataaaaaatcaaatatttgggtaAATTACAGCCGGCATGCCCAGTATCATGAGAGGGAATTCTGGGAATGATTGTTCATAGCTTGATCAATTCGAACTGCATCAGCAGGGTGGTTTGAATTCACAAGAATTAGTCTAAAGTAACAGAAATGCAGTTGCATTTACCTAGATATTTGATTACATCTCGATAACAATTGCTTCTGTTTAAAATTGCATAAATACATGAAGTTACAGCGCCATAGACACCGTCACgcaaatagatacatgtatgtaaagatACTATAACTTAAAACATTGCAGTAAGGTCAAGACAAACAAAAGTTACCATCTAAAATActgattttgtaaaaacaaaaaaaacaaaaccttaTATAATTGTTCTATCGTGGGTTTTTTTGCTGTGTGATTTTTCGATTCTAAACAGGTTAATAACAACAGAagcaaaaaacaataaaatcagttacatgtatttacttttcTATCAATTAAGTTCCACTGTTCGCTTTATCCAATCTTTTTTGAAAGATAACTTAGCATGATTAAATAATTTGAGAGTAAAGATTAAAGGGCCTTactataacaaaataataaattcctTTAAATTATTGCATGGAGGTTCTGATAATAAAGTCAGATgatctattattatttttgatttcaaataaaacctCTCCTTTGAAGATCTTTCCAcaagtaatatatatatttacttctttatatatataataattgtaATTGCCAGAATTAATGTCGTGTTTTCCCCCTTACCTGAAATACAAAACTTTCTTCAAACTTGGGATTACAGGTCTTCTTTTTGAATTTGGATTGTAAATACCGGCGCTCATCCGGCATTAGGTACAATCTGAAAAAAACGTTCAGAGGAACATGTACGTTGATTGACGTCATAAGTACATGTTAGCTGACAGTTAATTGACGTCATAAGTACACGTTAGCTGACAGTTAATTGACGTCATAAGTACATGTTAGCTGACAGGTAATTGGCGTTATAATTACATTGGGTCGGGGACATCGACGTTGGTAAATTTTTGGAAAAAGGTTGAATaacaagttcaagttcagtttattcgctcaaaccaaataatttggtaTAAGAGGAACATATGTATAATACACTTGTACCATAGCTTGGCGAGTTctatattgacaaaattatgGTTCTGCCAGACATATTGTAGCCCGCACATGttcaaaattaacaaaagaGTTCAGAACTTCAGGTTTTGTTATccatttgataaataattgataagAGAAAACATAGCATATGTATCTACAAAAATGTGTACCGAGCACATCTGttgaattattaaataattgcTTTGTCCATTAAAATACTTGTGATAATGGCTTGATTTCGATTTCCCTGCCATTTTCAGCGTTCAAGCTTCAAGCTGCGTGTGGCTAACGGTTTTTAAGCCAGCTCTATGGAAACTTGTTACTTTTTAATGACTacattgcatttatttttcattttacagttATGTAGGTTTCTAGCAGAAATTCACGCTGAAAACGGACCTTTTTTTACGTAAAATCTTTTTGTTTTCCTGAATACACAAGAAATGGCGCtgcattttatataatttgggCTTTCTGTGATCTGCATTCGATATAGTCTTCTGTTTTAGATACTGAACCTATTTTATATAGTT
Coding sequences within it:
- the LOC128165639 gene encoding synaptotagmin-15-like isoform X5 gives rise to the protein MHRVVESMKQIPFTVPTQATLTRRMERGSSEEFRSQSGGLSEPTSPLNVKRPSVEIPGAYALGSIDPSLYKIVDEDDDYEIPLDHIGRVWFAVEYERETEKLLVTLMKAKNLPTRQYGNNSSCDPFIRLYLMPDERRYLQSKFKKKTCNPKFEESFVFQVSYRSLQDRVLKITVYDVDRHRRHNVIGHALYPLKDHGAESNERLVIWRDLEREVTESTADKGELLVALCYNNHLERLTVGVLEARDLKYENQPSDTYVKVCVLVQNKVLKTKKTEVLKKTDSPNYNESFTLKLPVTSLDAASLSLTIMQHSSGHKDKIIGRVILGSFMFARGKELDHWNEMVANQRDQVTQWHGLV
- the LOC128165639 gene encoding synaptotagmin-15-like isoform X3, which translates into the protein MSYDVVIVGVVCGVVTASVVVVLIWMYCNRKRKRQSSYEQILPDGKQNMHIENGTLVVNMKQIPFTVPTQATLTRRMERGSSEEFRSQSGGLSEPTSPLNVKRPSVEIPGAYALGSIDPSLYKIVDEDDDYEIPLDHIGRVWFAVEYERETEKLLVTLMKAKNLPTRQYGNNSSCDPFIRLYLMPDERRYLQSKFKKKTCNPKFEESFVFQVSYRSLQDRVLKITVYDVDRHRRHNVIGHALYPLKDHGAESNERLVIWRDLEREVTESTADKGELLVALCYNNHLERLTVGVLEARDLKYENQPSDTYVKVCVLVQNKVLKTKKTEVLKKTDSPNYNESFTLKLPVTSLDAASLSLTIMQHSSGHKDKIIGRVILGSFMFARGKELDHWNEMVANQRDQVTQWHGLV
- the LOC128165639 gene encoding synaptotagmin-15-like isoform X6, with protein sequence MNRMKQIPFTVPTQATLTRRMERGSSEEFRSQSGGLSEPTSPLNVKRPSVEIPGAYALGSIDPSLYKIVDEDDDYEIPLDHIGRVWFAVEYERETEKLLVTLMKAKNLPTRQYGNNSSCDPFIRLYLMPDERRYLQSKFKKKTCNPKFEESFVFQVSYRSLQDRVLKITVYDVDRHRRHNVIGHALYPLKDHGAESNERLVIWRDLEREVTESTADKGELLVALCYNNHLERLTVGVLEARDLKYENQPSDTYVKVCVLVQNKVLKTKKTEVLKKTDSPNYNESFTLKLPVTSLDAASLSLTIMQHSSGHKDKIIGRVILGSFMFARGKELDHWNEMVANQRDQVTQWHGLV
- the LOC128165639 gene encoding synaptotagmin-15-like isoform X2, which codes for MSVSYDVVIVGVVCGVVTASVVVVLIWMYCNRKRKRQSSYEQILPDGKQNMHIENGTLVVNMKQIPFTVPTQATLTRRMERGSSEEFRSQSGGLSEPTSPLNVKRPSVEIPGAYALGSIDPSLYKIVDEDDDYEIPLDHIGRVWFAVEYERETEKLLVTLMKAKNLPTRQYGNNSSCDPFIRLYLMPDERRYLQSKFKKKTCNPKFEESFVFQVSYRSLQDRVLKITVYDVDRHRRHNVIGHALYPLKDHGAESNERLVIWRDLEREVTESTADKGELLVALCYNNHLERLTVGVLEARDLKYENQPSDTYVKVCVLVQNKVLKTKKTEVLKKTDSPNYNESFTLKLPVTSLDAASLSLTIMQHSSGHKDKIIGRVILGSFMFARGKELDHWNEMVANQRDQVTQWHGLV
- the LOC128165639 gene encoding synaptotagmin-15-like isoform X1, producing the protein MEIGSLHVSYDVVIVGVVCGVVTASVVVVLIWMYCNRKRKRQSSYEQILPDGKQNMHIENGTLVVNMKQIPFTVPTQATLTRRMERGSSEEFRSQSGGLSEPTSPLNVKRPSVEIPGAYALGSIDPSLYKIVDEDDDYEIPLDHIGRVWFAVEYERETEKLLVTLMKAKNLPTRQYGNNSSCDPFIRLYLMPDERRYLQSKFKKKTCNPKFEESFVFQVSYRSLQDRVLKITVYDVDRHRRHNVIGHALYPLKDHGAESNERLVIWRDLEREVTESTADKGELLVALCYNNHLERLTVGVLEARDLKYENQPSDTYVKVCVLVQNKVLKTKKTEVLKKTDSPNYNESFTLKLPVTSLDAASLSLTIMQHSSGHKDKIIGRVILGSFMFARGKELDHWNEMVANQRDQVTQWHGLV
- the LOC128165639 gene encoding synaptotagmin-15-like isoform X4, with amino-acid sequence MYCNRKRKRQSSYEQILPDGKQNMHIENGTLVVNMKQIPFTVPTQATLTRRMERGSSEEFRSQSGGLSEPTSPLNVKRPSVEIPGAYALGSIDPSLYKIVDEDDDYEIPLDHIGRVWFAVEYERETEKLLVTLMKAKNLPTRQYGNNSSCDPFIRLYLMPDERRYLQSKFKKKTCNPKFEESFVFQVSYRSLQDRVLKITVYDVDRHRRHNVIGHALYPLKDHGAESNERLVIWRDLEREVTESTADKGELLVALCYNNHLERLTVGVLEARDLKYENQPSDTYVKVCVLVQNKVLKTKKTEVLKKTDSPNYNESFTLKLPVTSLDAASLSLTIMQHSSGHKDKIIGRVILGSFMFARGKELDHWNEMVANQRDQVTQWHGLV